One Candidatus Atelocyanobacterium thalassa isolate ALOHA genomic window, CAGTCATATTAAGTTGAACTGGCTGATTATTAGGAACATGAAGCTCACCAGAAACAATACCTGTTTCTGGATATGTAAATAGCCAAGCATATTGCATGGCTTGAACATTCACTTGTAAAGCCTCTTTCCCAAATGACTTTCCAATCCCCAAGGCTATTTGATCATCGTTATTATCTATTGCTATTTGTTGAGGAGGAACATTTCTACTATTGACGGGATCTAGTCCTCCAAGCTTGTTATAAGTTTGAAAACTGTAAAAAGCAAGGATGAAAACAATCACCGTAGGAATAGCTGTCCATACTATTTCTAAGGCAACATTTCCTTCTATATGAGGCCCATCGCTAGTGTCTCCTTTTTTACGACGAAATTTGATAAGACTATAAACTAAGGCACCTTCTACTATAAGAAAAAGTCCTGTAGCGATAGTCATCATAAAGTTAAATAATTTATCCACTTCTTTTGCATTTTCAGAAGCGGCTACTGGCATCAATCCATGATTCTGACCATACCAGAGGCTGATTAATGTGATAAGAACACCAGCTATAAGGGTGATAATACTACGTTGGATGTTCACGGCTATTAAATAAATTAGACGATTACCTATTTAATAACATTAAAGCTAAGTCTTAAAAAAAAATTAGTTTTTTATAACAGTTTTATTAAATCTTTTTTTTTCTTTAGGATCTAACTAAGTAATGACCCATATGATTTAGGAAGATACAACTAAAAACAAATGCTAAATTTTTTAGACCTGGAGAAATCATAAGATAGAATCAAGAGGTTAAACTTATATTTAATAATTATAAGAAATTTTAGCAATAGCTAATTTAGCTTAAAATATAAATTAATTACTTTGAAATATTTTTTGTTTATTGACTTTATGATTTAGGATATGGAAACCAAACAAGACAGATTGAACTTAATTACTAACGTTACTGGAGAACCTTATCAACCAGTTAGGCTTTATTACAACATATCTAATAAAGAATCAGTTTTAAATATTTTTCGTAAGTTACAATGCCTAGAATTTCATTCTCCAAGTGATCGTTGGTATTGGTTTTATTCCGAAGAAGCAAAAAAAATAAGATTTGAAAAATCTTACAATAAAATTTCTAAAGAAAATGGCAATATTTCTTTGGGATATTTTATTTTTCTTGATAATGAGAAAATGATTTTGGAAGTTCGTTCTTTCGAACGAGTACTAGCAGCAATAAGTTTTTTTAAAACTAGGCTTAATTGGCGTATTGCAGAACCAGTGAAATTACGCCTAGTCAACAAATTATCTAGTTGTTCAGTTGACGAGAATCCGAAGCCTCCTAGTTCTTTTGCCGATTTTTTTGATCAAGATAATAATGTTGTTGTACACGACCCTGAAGGTTTAACAAAAGAAATAGAACTTATAAGCAGTCAATATGCGACTGAAATAGAGAAGAACGAAGCAATAACTAGCTATATGGAAAATAAATCTAAATATCCTCTATCTGAAATTGAAGAAATTCCCGTTAATATTCATGGTCATGGATTATCAATTTTGGAAATGGCATTAAAAATGAGACAAATTGAAGCTTGGGAGCATTGGGAAGGAAATAAAAGTTTTACTCAGTATGATTTAATCCAAAAAATACTAAAACATGTTCCGGAACATACTTCTTGAAAAATGATAAAAAATTAATGTTTCATTATTATTTTGTTTAATACCAAATTGTAAAAATTATAGTTTATGTATATGAATCAACAGAATAATAATCTTATAAAACTAAATATAGTTGATATAAATAACGATGGAGAGGGAGTAGGCAAGTTCGAAGGAAAAACTATTTTTGTCCCTAATACAGTTACTGGAGATGTTGTTTTAGTACAACTAAATTTTATTAAACAAAAATACGCGTACGGAAAAATAAAAAAAATTATTCACTCTTCTCCCTACAGAATTCGTCCAAGTTGCATTGTTGCAGATAAATGTGGTGGTTGCCAGTGGCAACATATATCTCCTGAATATCAGCTTTATATTAAACAAAATAAAATTATTCAATCTCTACAAAGAATAGGCAGATTTAAAGATGTCTTCGTTTTACCAATTTTGTCATCTTCACAAATATTTGGTTATCGAAACAAAGCTACTTATCCTTTAGGCTACTCAAAATTTGGAAATGTAAATGCAGGATATTATCAGCGTTATAGTCATAAACTAATCAACCTTAACCAATGCCCAATACAGGATTCTCGTTTAAACTCTTTTCTGGCTGAGATTAAAGTAGACATAGAAAAGCAAGGATGGAGTATTTACAATGAGAAAACTTATCAAGGACATCTGCGTCATCTAGCTTTGCGTATTGGTCAAAACAGTGGCGAAGTTTTGCTAACTCTCATTAGTACCACTGGTAATATTACGAAAATTAAAGAACAAGCAAAATTGTGGTTAGAAAGATATCCAAACTTAGTTGGAGTTTTAGTCAATAAAAATTCTGAAAAAAATAATAAAATTTTTGGGAATCAAACTTTTAGTATTGTTGGAAAACCTTTCTTAAAAGAAAGGTTTTTCAACATTGATTTTAAATTAAGACCTGATACTTTTTTTCAAGTTAACGCTCAAAGTGCAGAGACATTATTACATTCTTTATTAGATAACCTAATACTAACTGGCAAAGAAAAAATAGTTGATGCTTACTGTGGAATTGGTACCTTCACCTTGCCTCTCGCGAAAAGAATTAGCCACGCTATTGGAATCGAAATTAGTCATGATTCTATCGAACAAGCCAAAGCTAATGCTGAATTAAATAACATAAACAATGTAGAGTTTTATCAAGGTGCAGTGAAAGATATATTGCCCACATTAAATATTTTTCCTGATATTGTTTTACTAGACCCTCCACGAAAAGGTTGCGATGATAGTGTTATAGAAACATTAAGAGAAATTTGTCCCCCTTTGATAATTTATATAAGTTGTCAGCCTTCAACACTAGCTCGTGATTTGAAGAAGATATGTTATCAGAATTTATATAAAATCTTATGGGTCCAGCCAGTTGACTTTTTTCCCTCAGACATCTCATCTAGAGTCAATTGTAGCAATTAGACGTATAATTTAATATGGTGTTACATTAAACAAAATTAGCTAAATAATATTTCTCATTGATAACAATTTATTATTAGATTTATTGCTCGAAAAATTAGTAAAATGAAGTTAGATAAAGTAAGTAACTATTGAGAGAGAATTACAATTAGTTAAAGGTTAGATTCGTAATATATTATTTAAGAGGTAACAGTACATGGTTGCTATTTCCCTACCATCAATAAAGCGATATAGCCGTACGATGACTTTTACATCAACATTATATTTATTTCCAGTTCTTGATTTGTTGTTAACTGAAGTCCCGGATGAATTGAAACCAGAAATAAGGCTAGGTTTGCAAGAAGCACTTGTTAATGCTGCAAAACATGGAAATAAACTGGATCCATCAAAATCTATTATTGTTCAATTTTTTGTTAACGACAACGATGGATATTCGTGGATCATATCTGATCAAGGAGTAGGATTTACCTCTTGTAATAATCATAAAAATCCTACCAAGAAAAAATTTCCTCCTGATGATTCTGAAAATGGTAGAGGTTTTTATGTACTGAATGAAATTTTTGATCATGTCTATTGGGATCAAAAGAGAACTCAGCTAAAATTGTCTAAACAAGTTAAAAAAGTCAAAATAACGATTTTCTCTTTTTTGACGTTATTTCTAAGTAGCTTCAAGTCGAAAATTTATTAACTTAGCTTCAAAAATATACAACTATTAATATAAATAAACAATATGCAATCTATATTGAAGATTAAATTTTTATAATCCAATGTTTATTAATTAATATTTAAGAATAAATTATCTAAAAATCAATCTTAATTCATTATATTCATACGTTACAATAAAATGATATTAAATTTAAAGATAAATAAAACTAGTTAAGTGGCAAAGATATTAGTAACAGGAGCGGCTGGTTTCATTGGATTTCATTTAAGTCAATATCTCTTAAAAAATAATAATACTATTATTGGTATTGATAACTTAAATTCTTATTATGAAATTTCACTTAAAAAAGCGCGTCTCGATCAACTTAAAACTGAAAAAAAATTTACTTTTTGTCTAGTAGACATAGCTGATCAAAAGCATATTTCTCAAATATTTACTGAACATCAATTTGATTATGTAATTCATTTAGCTGCTCAAGCTGGTGTCCGTTATTCTATAGAAAACCCATATACTTATGTAGATAGTAATTTAACTGGTTTTATTAATATTCTAGAAGGATGTCGTCATGGGAATATTAAGCATTTAGTATATGCATCATCCAGTTCTGTATATGGAGCAAATAAAAAAATTCCTTTTTCCATTTCAGATAATGTCGATCACCCCTTAAGCTTATACGCAGCCACAAAAAAGGCTAATGAATTGATGGCATATACATATAGTCATCTATATAATATTCCTACAACAGGGCTACGTTTTTTCACAGTTTATGGTCCTTGGGGAAGACCAGATATGGCGTACTTTTTATTTACAAAATCAATACTGTCAGGTCAACCTATCAATGTTTTCAATCAAGGCAATATGAAGAGAGATTTCACATATATTGAAGACATTGTTGAAGGAATTGCAAAAGTTATAGATAGGATTCCTATGAGTTCTAAAACTAATGGATTAGAATCGCAAGTACCTCATAAACTTTATAATATTGGTAATAATAAACCAGTCAATCTTGAATACTTTATTGAAGTACTAGAAGAATGCTTAGGATGTAAGGCCGTTAAGAACTACTTGCCAATGCAGCCAGGAGACGTACCGATAACTTATGCAGATATAGATGATTTAGAAAAGGATATAGGATTTAAACCTAATACTGACTTAAGAGTGGGTTTAGAAAAATTTGTAAGTTGGTATCAGGAATATTATATGTAAATAATTAATGGTATTTAAAATATTGATAAATAGTTTTAGAAAAATTTTGAATTAATTCTCTACCAGCAGGATCATCATAATCTCTTTCTACAAAAATTGCTCCAATATAACGTCTCCCTGTAGGCATATCAATGATACCTGCATCTGCGATAATAGTACCAATGTCTCCAGTTTTATGAGCAATACTTGCATTTCTTTCTAATCCTTTTGGCAATAAAGTTTTTGTTTTTGTCTCTCTCATAATATTCAAAAAGCGATCACGCGATCTTAAGCTAATTAGATTTCCTTTTTCTATTTTTAACAAGAGTTTAGCTAAATCTTCAGGACTAGTTCTATTTGTACCATCTAAATCTGGCAAAGAATTATTAATAACTGTTTGCCTCATTCCCCACTTTTTAAAACGTTCATTTAGAAACAATTTTCCACCGATTTGTCTTATTAGTAACTCAGTAGCTGTATTATCACTAATAATAATCATTTTTCTGGCGATTTCCAAAGCAGTGAATTGTTTTCCTGTCTCCATATATTGCATATTCCCTGAACCACCAACAATTATCTCTTTATCCATAGTGATCATTTGATCAAGAGATATATCTCCGGCATCAACCTTTTCAAAAAAAGCTACTAAGATAGGAATTTTAATAGTACTAGCTGCAGCTATGGATTTAGTACCATTAAAATTTACATAGGTATTACTATCTAGGTCAAGAAACCATGCTTTAGGCTCAACATTTGGGTATTTTGTATTAATACTTTCTAATTGCTTTTTAAGATTGATCAACTCTCTTGCAGCAAATTTTTTAGTGTCACTATTAAGGAACTTTTCACGAAAAAGTAAAT contains:
- the coxB gene encoding cytochrome c oxidase subunit II; translation: MNIQRSIITLIAGVLITLISLWYGQNHGLMPVAASENAKEVDKLFNFMMTIATGLFLIVEGALVYSLIKFRRKKGDTSDGPHIEGNVALEIVWTAIPTVIVFILAFYSFQTYNKLGGLDPVNSRNVPPQQIAIDNNDDQIALGIGKSFGKEALQVNVQAMQYAWLFTYPETGIVSGELHVPNNQPVQLNMTAKDVLHAFWVPQLRLKQDTIPGRQSIISFIPSLKGDYPIVCAELCGPYHGGMKSVLHVEDQDSYEEWIKSNQPVQEAYLEKTLTVDDSSSNEKFLTSYIENMDTEKDTVAELTHNYSHQDS
- a CDS encoding ATP-binding protein, with translation MTFTSTLYLFPVLDLLLTEVPDELKPEIRLGLQEALVNAAKHGNKLDPSKSIIVQFFVNDNDGYSWIISDQGVGFTSCNNHKNPTKKKFPPDDSENGRGFYVLNEIFDHVYWDQKRTQLKLSKQVKKVKITIFSFLTLFLSSFKSKIY
- a CDS encoding NAD-dependent epimerase — its product is MAKILVTGAAGFIGFHLSQYLLKNNNTIIGIDNLNSYYEISLKKARLDQLKTEKKFTFCLVDIADQKHISQIFTEHQFDYVIHLAAQAGVRYSIENPYTYVDSNLTGFINILEGCRHGNIKHLVYASSSSVYGANKKIPFSISDNVDHPLSLYAATKKANELMAYTYSHLYNIPTTGLRFFTVYGPWGRPDMAYFLFTKSILSGQPINVFNQGNMKRDFTYIEDIVEGIAKVIDRIPMSSKTNGLESQVPHKLYNIGNNKPVNLEYFIEVLEECLGCKAVKNYLPMQPGDVPITYADIDDLEKDIGFKPNTDLRVGLEKFVSWYQEYYM
- a CDS encoding serine hydrolase, giving the protein MNNLKYRKLLTKISFKELSKIAIYAIRFSIIGVGIVITTGVILPVLNSKYRTSSYSTTYFNNNLLFREKFLNSDTKKFAARELINLKKQLESINTKYPNVEPKAWFLDLDSNTYVNFNGTKSIAAASTIKIPILVAFFEKVDAGDISLDQMITMDKEIIVGGSGNMQYMETGKQFTALEIARKMIIISDNTATELLIRQIGGKLFLNERFKKWGMRQTVINNSLPDLDGTNRTSPEDLAKLLLKIEKGNLISLRSRDRFLNIMRETKTKTLLPKGLERNASIAHKTGDIGTIIADAGIIDMPTGRRYIGAIFVERDYDDPAGRELIQNFSKTIYQYFKYH